In Acinetobacter pittii, one genomic interval encodes:
- a CDS encoding ATP-binding protein — translation MATIDLPENLVQTLSLVLNQLQQVLPEPREETDFTAPAFRWENQQLKAIYTPKNIYLDDLKGIERQKEKILQNTLQFLNGLPANDVLLTGSRGTGKSSIVRALLTEYAPQGLRLIEIERDDLADLPKIQKLIQNRPEKYIVYCDDLAFNAEDENYRSLKSVLDGSLQSGSTNFIIYATSNRRHLLPEFMHENTPVTKVDVPQYTELHPQEAIEEKISLSDRFGLWLSFYPMDQNLYLEIVEHYLDKANMPFNDEVRAESLRWCQMRGQRSGRAAYQFSKHWIGLNALKELTSSSK, via the coding sequence ATGGCTACCATTGATTTACCAGAGAATTTAGTTCAAACATTATCACTTGTATTAAATCAGCTACAGCAGGTCTTACCTGAACCTCGAGAAGAGACAGATTTTACTGCACCTGCTTTTAGATGGGAAAATCAGCAACTTAAAGCCATCTACACACCGAAAAATATTTATCTTGATGACTTAAAAGGCATTGAGCGTCAAAAAGAAAAAATCCTCCAAAATACTTTGCAATTTTTAAATGGCCTACCGGCCAATGATGTGCTTTTAACGGGTTCGCGTGGTACAGGAAAATCTTCTATCGTTCGTGCTTTATTAACTGAGTATGCCCCTCAAGGATTACGTTTAATCGAAATTGAACGTGATGATTTAGCAGACTTACCTAAAATTCAAAAACTCATTCAAAATCGACCTGAAAAATACATCGTCTATTGTGATGACTTAGCTTTTAACGCTGAAGATGAAAATTATCGCAGTTTAAAAAGTGTATTGGATGGTTCATTACAATCTGGTTCAACAAATTTTATTATTTATGCAACCAGTAACCGTCGCCACTTGTTACCAGAATTCATGCATGAAAATACACCTGTAACCAAGGTCGATGTTCCGCAATATACTGAGTTACACCCGCAAGAAGCGATTGAAGAAAAGATCTCTTTATCAGATCGGTTTGGTTTGTGGTTATCTTTTTATCCTATGGACCAAAATTTATATTTAGAAATCGTAGAACATTATCTTGATAAAGCGAACATGCCTTTTAATGACGAAGTTCGTGCTGAAAGTTTACGTTGGTGCCAGATGCGTGGTCAGCGTTCTGGTCGAGCTGCTTATCAGTTTTCTAAGCATTGGATTGGTTTAAATGCGTTAAAAGAGCTAACCAGTTCTTCCAAATAA
- a CDS encoding GatB/YqeY domain-containing protein: MTTLKNQITDALKTSMRAKDMATVTVLRSLQAAIKQIEVDERKELDDAQVLAVIEKQIKQRKESIKAFEGAGRNDLASKEQAEAEIISQFLPEAMTEEELDSLIEQTISAQEATSMKDMGKVMNSLRPIIAGRADPAQVSAKIKAKLA, encoded by the coding sequence ATGACTACTTTAAAAAACCAAATTACTGATGCATTAAAAACTTCTATGCGTGCCAAAGATATGGCAACAGTGACGGTTTTGCGTAGTCTACAAGCGGCAATTAAGCAAATCGAAGTCGATGAGCGCAAAGAGCTTGACGACGCTCAGGTTCTTGCGGTCATTGAAAAGCAAATTAAACAACGTAAAGAATCGATCAAAGCCTTTGAAGGTGCTGGTCGTAATGATTTAGCTAGTAAAGAACAAGCCGAAGCTGAGATTATCTCTCAGTTTCTACCAGAAGCTATGACTGAGGAAGAGCTTGATTCTCTCATTGAGCAAACGATTTCTGCTCAAGAAGCAACTAGCATGAAAGATATGGGTAAGGTGATGAATTCTCTACGTCCGATCATAGCCGGGCGTGCCGATCCTGCTCAAGTTTCAGCAAAAATTAAAGCTAAATTAGCTTAA
- the tsaD gene encoding tRNA (adenosine(37)-N6)-threonylcarbamoyltransferase complex transferase subunit TsaD: protein MIVLGLETSCDETGLALYDSELGLRGQVLYSQIKLHAEYGGVVPELASRDHVRKLIPLMNQLLEQSGVKKQEIDAVAYTRGPGLMGALMTGALFGRTLAFSLNKPAIGVHHMEGHMLAPLLSSQPPEFPFVALLVSGGHTQLMAAHAIGQYELLGESIDDAAGEAFDKVAKMMSLPYPGGPNIAKLALSGDPLAFEFPRPMLHQGLDFSFSGLKTAVSVQLKKLNGENRDADIAASFQEAIVDTLVKKSVKALKQTGLKRLVIAGGVSANLRLREQLETSLAKIKAQVYYAEPALCTDNGAMIAFAGYQRLKAGQHDGLAVTTTPRWPMTELSIPVNS, encoded by the coding sequence ATGATTGTTTTAGGCTTGGAAACTTCTTGTGATGAAACAGGGTTGGCACTTTATGATAGCGAACTCGGCTTACGGGGACAGGTTCTTTATAGCCAGATTAAACTTCATGCCGAATATGGTGGGGTAGTACCTGAACTTGCTTCTCGCGACCATGTTCGTAAATTAATTCCTTTAATGAATCAATTGCTTGAGCAAAGTGGTGTAAAAAAACAAGAGATTGATGCAGTCGCGTATACGCGTGGTCCTGGCTTAATGGGAGCATTAATGACAGGCGCCTTATTTGGACGAACTTTAGCTTTTTCTCTAAATAAGCCTGCTATTGGTGTACACCATATGGAAGGGCATATGTTGGCACCATTACTTTCAAGTCAACCACCCGAATTTCCATTTGTGGCATTGTTAGTTTCAGGTGGGCATACACAATTGATGGCAGCCCATGCTATTGGTCAATATGAGTTATTGGGTGAGTCTATTGATGATGCTGCAGGTGAAGCTTTTGATAAAGTTGCAAAAATGATGAGCCTACCATATCCAGGTGGGCCAAATATCGCAAAACTTGCATTATCTGGTGATCCATTAGCGTTTGAATTTCCAAGACCTATGCTTCATCAAGGTCTAGATTTTTCTTTTAGTGGTTTAAAAACAGCCGTTTCTGTTCAATTGAAAAAATTGAATGGTGAAAATAGAGACGCGGACATTGCTGCTTCCTTCCAAGAAGCAATTGTAGATACCTTGGTAAAAAAATCAGTAAAAGCTTTAAAGCAAACTGGACTTAAACGTTTAGTTATTGCCGGTGGAGTCAGTGCAAATTTAAGACTGCGTGAGCAATTAGAAACTTCCTTAGCGAAAATTAAAGCGCAAGTTTATTATGCCGAACCTGCTTTATGTACTGATAATGGGGCAATGATTGCTTTTGCAGGTTATCAGCGTTTAAAAGCCGGCCAACATGATGGTTTAGCTGTCACGACTACACCGCGTTGGCCAATGACCGAGTTATCTATTCCAGTAAATTCTTAA
- a CDS encoding M48 family metalloprotease yields MKEVSHYLIENKNMAWSITMCLVAVLLTIFILNLILGLLVHFFDYSQPIWWHTLSPYFVALLLFIMVWSVVTELYILRKGGHSLAKQLKARRLVKEESTPEELAALKITEHLAQTFSLKVPTVYVLPDEVGVNALTAGFHPKDIVIILTWGALQNLDKLELYGLLGHEFNQILSGEAVENTKLKILYSGLTTFSQWGSKLAKQGFKRYSPGYKHKFETVFVAVGGVIWLAGSLGVLITRFIKYLTLSGRTFRNDQKTVRLLKNNANTQTLLRIYVHHSGSQIHSAYSESIAHMCFANSLSPQSWMNIHPSIRERIYELNPTLLQDLQLENLKKLRNRPLFSLFHFLEESEKEIYIPWSSPQPLPLLRLSPISFALNDAIKPLSSDVRRNKKRPELIQRALQTATGSREVMVAILMIRQYREFIPKDAPVSHAIIDALLNLDGRIHIQIFHDACKNIGHIPASIARQFLTKLALIIQEDGEIGLLDALLLERVKYELNLMPLHLPTAFEEVKPQIVRLIDALLHVQQINSPNQLEVRERILRSLLNPDEMYIYDEISDEPLDLAEILNDIAGLLLRDRLSILAIAEMCLWSDRIITQDELDVLELLYWRFGFETEEIVDQMQKRNSVMII; encoded by the coding sequence TTGAAAGAAGTAAGCCACTATCTAATCGAAAATAAAAATATGGCATGGTCCATCACTATGTGTTTGGTTGCCGTGTTGCTGACTATTTTTATTTTAAATTTAATTTTAGGTTTACTCGTCCATTTTTTTGATTATAGCCAACCAATTTGGTGGCATACTTTAAGTCCTTATTTCGTCGCGCTATTACTTTTTATTATGGTTTGGTCAGTAGTTACCGAACTTTATATTCTGCGTAAAGGTGGGCACTCTTTAGCAAAACAACTTAAAGCACGTCGTTTGGTGAAAGAGGAAAGTACTCCCGAAGAACTCGCCGCATTAAAAATTACAGAACACTTGGCGCAAACTTTTTCCTTAAAAGTACCAACCGTATATGTTTTACCTGATGAAGTGGGTGTAAATGCACTTACGGCAGGTTTTCATCCTAAAGATATTGTCATTATTCTGACCTGGGGTGCTTTACAAAATTTGGATAAGCTTGAGTTATATGGTTTATTAGGCCATGAGTTTAATCAGATTTTATCGGGTGAGGCTGTTGAGAATACGAAATTAAAGATTTTATATAGTGGTTTAACAACTTTTAGTCAGTGGGGCAGTAAATTAGCCAAACAAGGTTTTAAGCGCTATAGCCCGGGTTATAAACATAAGTTTGAAACAGTTTTTGTTGCCGTAGGTGGGGTAATTTGGTTAGCCGGAAGCTTAGGCGTGCTGATTACTCGTTTTATTAAATATTTGACTTTGAGTGGACGTACATTCCGTAATGATCAAAAAACAGTACGACTATTAAAAAATAATGCGAACACCCAAACCTTGTTGCGTATTTATGTTCACCACTCTGGTTCGCAAATTCATAGTGCTTACTCTGAATCAATCGCACACATGTGTTTTGCTAACTCACTGAGCCCACAAAGCTGGATGAATATTCATCCGAGTATTCGTGAACGTATTTATGAGTTAAATCCGACTTTACTACAAGATCTGCAATTAGAAAATTTAAAGAAACTTCGTAATCGTCCATTGTTTAGCTTATTTCATTTCTTGGAAGAATCTGAGAAAGAAATTTATATTCCTTGGTCATCTCCGCAGCCTCTACCTTTGTTAAGACTGTCACCGATTAGTTTTGCATTAAATGATGCTATTAAACCTCTGAGTAGCGACGTACGTCGAAATAAGAAGCGTCCTGAATTAATTCAGCGGGCACTACAAACTGCTACTGGCTCACGCGAGGTAATGGTCGCTATTTTGATGATTCGCCAATATCGAGAATTCATTCCAAAAGACGCGCCAGTTAGTCATGCCATTATAGATGCGCTACTAAATCTGGATGGGCGTATTCATATTCAGATATTTCACGATGCATGTAAAAATATCGGTCATATACCTGCAAGTATTGCGCGTCAATTTTTGACAAAACTGGCACTTATTATTCAGGAAGATGGTGAGATTGGTCTATTAGATGCACTTTTGCTAGAGCGGGTTAAATATGAATTGAATTTGATGCCGTTACATTTGCCCACTGCATTTGAAGAAGTAAAACCTCAAATTGTTCGTTTGATTGATGCATTGCTTCATGTTCAGCAAATTAATAGCCCAAATCAGTTAGAAGTACGTGAGCGTATTTTGCGTTCACTACTTAACCCAGATGAAATGTACATCTATGATGAAATTTCAGATGAGCCATTAGATCTGGCTGAAATTTTAAATGATATTGCTGGTTTATTATTGCGTGACCGTCTAAGTATTCTAGCAATTGCAGAAATGTGTCTGTGGAGCGATCGTATTATCACGCAAGATGAGTTAGATGTCCTTGAATTGCTTTATTGGCGTTTTGGTTTTGAGACAGAAGAAATTGTCGATCAAATGCAAAAAAGAAATAGTGTGATGATTATTTAA
- the tkrA gene encoding D-glycerate dehydrogenase, translating into MKKVVVFSQIDEEILSRLQQDYQVVVLNPKLGDINEQIRQQVVDADGMIGAGRLLNESNLAPAQKLKIISSVTVGYDNYDVAYLNQRKIWLSNTPHVLTETTADLAFTLLLSAARKVPFLDHWTKQGEWKRTVGPQQFGLDVFGKTLGIIGLGNIGAAIARRGFYGFNMNIVYHNRREKPELAEPLKAQYLGLDELLQQSDFVVTAVDLNNESKALMGEAQFELMQKHAIFINIARGSVVDEQALIEALQSEEIFAAGLDVYEKEPLQDSALFKLPNVVTLPHVGSATAETRKKMANLAYKNLVEALEDKTPRYLVNPNFA; encoded by the coding sequence ATGAAAAAAGTTGTAGTTTTTAGCCAAATTGATGAAGAAATTTTGTCTCGATTACAACAGGATTATCAGGTTGTGGTTCTTAACCCAAAATTGGGTGATATTAATGAGCAAATACGCCAGCAAGTTGTAGATGCCGATGGAATGATTGGTGCTGGGAGACTTCTTAATGAAAGTAATCTTGCGCCGGCTCAAAAACTAAAAATTATCTCATCTGTAACGGTAGGTTATGACAATTATGATGTGGCTTATTTAAATCAAAGAAAAATCTGGTTATCAAACACCCCTCACGTTTTAACTGAAACAACTGCTGATCTTGCTTTTACATTATTACTAAGCGCTGCTAGAAAAGTTCCTTTTCTTGATCATTGGACTAAACAAGGTGAATGGAAAAGAACAGTAGGGCCTCAGCAGTTCGGTTTGGATGTTTTTGGAAAAACCCTAGGAATTATAGGACTTGGTAATATTGGTGCTGCAATTGCACGCCGGGGTTTTTACGGATTTAACATGAATATTGTTTACCATAATCGCCGTGAAAAGCCTGAATTGGCTGAGCCTTTAAAAGCACAATATCTTGGTTTGGATGAATTGCTGCAACAGTCTGATTTTGTAGTAACCGCTGTTGACTTAAATAATGAATCAAAAGCCTTAATGGGCGAAGCTCAATTTGAGCTTATGCAAAAGCACGCTATTTTTATTAATATTGCGCGTGGTTCAGTGGTTGATGAGCAAGCTTTGATTGAGGCCTTACAAAGTGAGGAAATCTTTGCAGCCGGTTTGGATGTGTACGAAAAAGAACCTTTGCAAGATTCAGCGCTTTTTAAATTGCCTAATGTGGTTACTTTGCCTCACGTAGGATCGGCTACTGCAGAGACCCGTAAAAAAATGGCAAATCTTGCTTATAAAAATCTAGTTGAAGCCTTAGAAGATAAAACTCCTAGATATTTGGTAAATCCAAATTTTGCATAA
- a CDS encoding DUF3336 domain-containing protein, whose amino-acid sequence MFEKLRSDMNPHQAYRIKKLQRQLDMAESYEEWKSFALKLDEETGVQEWKFDNSSPYFDAELISYRYTLLKRYRQQHRTLDLIYLLKEGLTYDIANIGHPMLFAATHVGTKKLIEDYIDEVSQSLAYIASSECITFQRKEKIEFFENCEKAYGQPALMFSGGATLGLFHTGVCKALIEQDLMPKVLSGSSAGAIMTGMLGTSASEDIQNLLNGEQFFSDAFHFRKFRELIKGNGGIADVHYLKKFLIENLGDLTFEEAFKKSGLNINVAVAPYDATENPRIMNAIMTPNVLVWSAVLASCAVPILFPPVRLTSKRYDGEHTPYMANTKWVDGSVRSDFPQERMARLYNLNYTIASQVNPHIVPFMQNDADRFRKDVLSWPERILRRQGKVLSMGVMDFTRQRLGSISPVRRLLDHGYGVMGQRYYGDVNIIAKYSLSHYTYTLQNPRPHLFKRLQREGERATWPKISSIETHARIGKTIQHCLEVLRFEEKKQQPESYYAEA is encoded by the coding sequence ATGTTTGAAAAATTACGAAGTGATATGAATCCACATCAGGCTTACCGTATCAAAAAATTACAACGTCAATTAGACATGGCTGAATCTTATGAAGAATGGAAGTCTTTTGCCCTAAAGCTAGATGAAGAAACAGGGGTACAAGAGTGGAAATTTGATAATAGTTCACCTTACTTCGATGCCGAGCTCATTTCTTATCGGTATACCTTACTCAAAAGATATCGTCAGCAACATCGAACACTAGACCTCATCTATTTACTCAAAGAAGGTCTAACCTATGATATTGCAAATATTGGTCACCCCATGCTTTTTGCTGCAACGCATGTGGGAACAAAAAAGTTAATTGAAGACTATATTGATGAGGTAAGCCAAAGCTTGGCTTACATTGCTTCAAGTGAATGCATCACCTTTCAAAGAAAAGAAAAAATTGAGTTTTTTGAAAACTGTGAAAAGGCTTACGGACAGCCCGCACTTATGTTCTCGGGTGGGGCGACTTTAGGTCTGTTTCATACTGGGGTATGTAAAGCTCTAATTGAACAAGACTTAATGCCTAAAGTACTCTCTGGCTCAAGTGCTGGAGCAATTATGACAGGTATGCTGGGAACCTCTGCTAGTGAAGATATTCAAAACTTGTTAAATGGCGAGCAATTCTTTAGTGATGCGTTTCATTTCAGAAAATTCCGTGAACTTATTAAAGGCAATGGTGGGATTGCCGATGTTCACTATTTGAAAAAATTTCTTATTGAAAATTTAGGTGATCTTACTTTTGAAGAGGCCTTTAAAAAATCAGGTTTGAATATTAATGTTGCTGTAGCGCCGTATGATGCAACAGAAAACCCGCGGATTATGAACGCCATTATGACACCGAACGTTTTGGTGTGGAGTGCGGTATTAGCTTCATGTGCTGTGCCAATTTTATTCCCACCGGTACGTTTAACTAGTAAGCGTTATGATGGTGAGCATACACCTTATATGGCAAATACAAAGTGGGTGGATGGAAGTGTCAGAAGCGATTTCCCTCAAGAAAGAATGGCTCGGCTTTACAATTTAAACTACACGATTGCGAGTCAGGTTAATCCCCATATTGTTCCATTTATGCAAAATGATGCGGATCGCTTTCGTAAAGATGTACTAAGTTGGCCTGAAAGAATTCTAAGACGCCAAGGTAAAGTGCTATCAATGGGCGTTATGGATTTTACTCGTCAGCGACTTGGTTCTATATCCCCAGTCAGAAGATTGTTAGATCATGGATATGGCGTAATGGGGCAACGTTATTATGGTGATGTAAATATCATTGCTAAATATAGCCTAAGTCACTATACCTATACTTTGCAAAATCCGCGTCCACATTTGTTTAAACGTTTGCAAAGGGAAGGAGAACGCGCGACTTGGCCAAAAATTTCTTCAATTGAGACGCATGCTCGTATTGGTAAAACAATTCAGCATTGTTTAGAGGTTTTGCGTTTTGAAGAAAAGAAACAACAGCCTGAGTCCTACTATGCTGAAGCATGA
- the rpsU gene encoding 30S ribosomal protein S21, with the protein MPQVKLKEGEPVDVAIRRFKRSCEKAGVLADVRKREFYEKPTQERKRKKAAAVKRYQKKLARESVRTTRLY; encoded by the coding sequence ATGCCACAAGTTAAGTTGAAAGAAGGCGAACCAGTTGACGTAGCTATCCGTCGTTTCAAACGTTCATGCGAAAAAGCTGGTGTTTTAGCTGACGTTCGTAAACGCGAATTCTACGAAAAACCAACTCAAGAACGTAAGCGCAAAAAAGCTGCAGCAGTTAAACGCTACCAAAAGAAATTGGCTCGCGAATCTGTACGTACTACTCGCCTTTACTAA
- a CDS encoding M48 family metalloprotease, translated as MPIILSTAFITNASYAQPFDPQPSANQVEIPNIGSGIGLLDQQKEKFIGEKVFREVHKQMPVIQDVWLEDQFFQVFSSILSETQLGQPIGLVVIKDPQINAFAVPGGLFALNTGLIASARNIDEIAGVMAHEIAHVSQRHFSRSEEAFKGQTLLSLAGLLAGVAIAAQGGGDAGAAVMLGTQAALMDKQLTYSRNQEREADRIGMQYMYAAGYNPQSMADYFETMHRATSRVSFLPDFWLTHPLTTERMSEARLRANQMPRVKNRIYDADFEILKWYTMVVANQATENQLQSLAAQKNIAGLIALAAFYARQGDYAQAQSILDQAKSSGKPLVALLQTDIYLGQNKLDQAYTTIAATQMTMPENKAFSYKLAEVLLRQGKFAQVQTLVQRFINKNPRDIQGWQFLQQAANLDKNAPLRAVNVLRYRAEAEYWSGSEENAIKSMLHAQRLAKDNQAMSARIDSRLKQMQDERRMKI; from the coding sequence CTGCCAATTATTTTAAGTACGGCTTTTATAACAAATGCTTCGTACGCGCAGCCTTTTGACCCTCAACCATCTGCAAATCAGGTGGAAATTCCAAATATTGGAAGTGGGATCGGTTTGCTTGATCAACAAAAAGAAAAATTTATTGGTGAAAAAGTTTTCCGAGAAGTTCACAAACAAATGCCAGTCATTCAAGATGTCTGGTTAGAAGACCAATTTTTTCAGGTATTTTCGAGTATCTTAAGCGAAACTCAGCTTGGACAGCCCATTGGTTTGGTTGTTATCAAAGATCCCCAAATTAATGCTTTTGCTGTGCCGGGTGGATTATTTGCACTCAATACAGGGCTTATTGCTTCAGCTCGTAATATTGATGAAATTGCTGGGGTGATGGCGCACGAAATTGCCCATGTATCACAAAGACATTTTAGTCGCTCTGAAGAAGCCTTTAAGGGTCAAACTTTATTAAGTCTAGCAGGACTTTTGGCAGGTGTGGCTATAGCTGCACAGGGTGGTGGTGATGCGGGTGCAGCAGTGATGCTTGGAACGCAAGCTGCACTCATGGACAAGCAATTAACATATAGTCGAAATCAAGAGCGTGAAGCAGACCGTATCGGCATGCAATATATGTATGCGGCAGGTTATAACCCACAAAGTATGGCAGATTACTTTGAAACCATGCATAGGGCTACAAGTCGAGTGAGTTTTTTACCAGACTTCTGGTTGACTCATCCATTAACGACCGAGCGTATGAGTGAAGCTCGCCTTCGTGCAAACCAGATGCCTAGAGTTAAAAACCGTATATATGATGCTGATTTTGAGATTCTAAAATGGTACACCATGGTGGTTGCAAATCAGGCAACTGAAAACCAACTACAAAGTTTGGCCGCTCAAAAGAATATTGCTGGTCTGATTGCTTTAGCAGCATTTTATGCAAGACAAGGTGATTATGCTCAAGCCCAGTCTATTTTAGATCAAGCGAAATCTAGTGGAAAGCCTCTAGTGGCATTATTGCAGACAGATATTTATTTGGGTCAAAACAAATTAGATCAAGCTTATACTACGATTGCTGCTACACAAATGACGATGCCTGAAAATAAAGCTTTTAGTTATAAGTTGGCTGAAGTGTTGCTACGTCAAGGTAAATTTGCGCAAGTCCAAACCTTGGTTCAAAGATTTATTAATAAGAATCCGAGAGATATACAAGGCTGGCAATTTTTACAGCAAGCCGCTAATTTGGATAAGAATGCACCTTTAAGAGCGGTTAATGTTTTACGCTATCGGGCTGAAGCAGAGTATTGGTCAGGTAGTGAAGAAAATGCAATTAAATCAATGTTGCATGCTCAACGATTAGCAAAAGACAATCAAGCAATGTCAGCTAGAATAGACAGTCGACTCAAACAAATGCAAGATGAACGACGAATGAAAATTTAG
- a CDS encoding protein kinase domain-containing protein — MLKHDFASPIENLICVTKPASAVLGRCLWTCTIDTKNYWLKYHLPETHAQSEQDFLHEQLFYKEINLKNSTWLLPYKLIEVSLIPQLGQSLGKVLILPDSDVWFDSLNHETVFNDVYRKIWFAINKLAELHEFGWIHGDVKTEHFREFQQKPYLIDFEKTRPISSQESIMDATPRYMAPELFRGGYKSIQSDLYALGIVLYEWLTQTRLEATSYRDWAILHCQKLSIQLPPQFLNFYPLLTGLLQKQQQNRFSNASEAINCLKQIQIDKNH; from the coding sequence ATGCTGAAGCATGATTTTGCTTCCCCCATAGAAAACTTAATATGTGTGACCAAGCCAGCAAGTGCAGTGTTAGGGCGGTGTTTATGGACATGTACCATAGACACTAAGAATTACTGGTTAAAATATCATTTGCCTGAAACCCATGCTCAAAGTGAGCAAGACTTCTTGCATGAGCAATTATTTTACAAAGAAATTAACCTTAAGAACTCAACATGGCTTTTACCTTACAAATTGATTGAAGTCAGTTTAATTCCTCAGTTAGGCCAGTCTTTAGGTAAAGTTCTGATTTTACCCGATAGTGATGTGTGGTTTGATTCATTAAATCATGAAACTGTTTTTAATGATGTATATCGAAAGATTTGGTTCGCAATAAATAAGCTTGCTGAACTGCATGAATTTGGCTGGATTCATGGGGATGTTAAGACAGAACATTTTAGAGAGTTTCAGCAAAAGCCTTATTTGATTGATTTTGAGAAAACAAGGCCTATCTCAAGTCAAGAATCAATCATGGATGCAACACCTCGTTATATGGCTCCTGAACTATTTCGAGGAGGGTATAAGAGCATACAAAGCGATTTATATGCATTGGGTATCGTTTTATATGAATGGTTAACCCAAACTCGCTTAGAAGCAACCAGTTATCGTGATTGGGCAATATTACATTGCCAAAAATTAAGCATTCAATTGCCTCCGCAGTTTCTCAATTTTTATCCATTGCTCACAGGTTTATTACAAAAACAGCAGCAAAATCGGTTTTCAAATGCCAGTGAAGCAATAAATTGCTTAAAGCAGATTCAAATTGATAAAAATCATTGA
- the purF gene encoding amidophosphoribosyltransferase has product MCGVVGIAGKSPVNQMLFDALTMLQHRGQDAAGIVTCHEGRLFLRKDNGMVRDVFHTRHMRALLGNYGIGHVRYPTAGSASSAEAQPFYVNSPYGITLAHNGNLTNAEEIHDDLFKTDLRHMNTDSDSEVLLNVFAHELQKKGTLNPTADDIFHTVSRVHERCQGAYGVVAMITGHGLVGFRDPNGIRPLIYGSRVTEQGEMEYIIASESVAITALGFKIERDIEPGEAIFIDANGQLFSKQCAVNPKYRPCIFEYVYFARPDAIIDGISVYKARLKMGEKLAHKILRDWGEDHDIDVVIPIPDTSRTSALELANILGVKFREGFMKNRYIGRTFIMPGQQQRKKSVRQKLNPVELEFKGKNVLLVDDSIVRGTTCNEIIQMARDSGAKKVYFASAAPKVMYPNVYGIDMPAKAELIASERSVEEIQEIIGADRLVFQELEDLKNAVRTSKVPDLTEFDCSVFDGIYVTGDIDVNYLNNLEQKRNDSAKKKKDGYIDVNVDAASVDLTGIKEE; this is encoded by the coding sequence ATGTGTGGAGTTGTTGGTATAGCCGGTAAATCGCCAGTGAACCAAATGTTGTTTGATGCTTTAACGATGTTGCAACATCGTGGGCAAGATGCAGCTGGAATAGTAACCTGCCATGAAGGCCGTCTTTTCCTGCGTAAGGATAACGGTATGGTACGTGATGTCTTTCATACTCGTCATATGAGAGCATTACTTGGTAATTATGGTATTGGCCATGTACGTTACCCAACTGCTGGTTCTGCGAGCAGTGCTGAAGCACAGCCATTTTATGTGAACTCACCTTACGGTATTACACTTGCACATAATGGTAATTTAACCAATGCAGAAGAAATTCATGATGACCTGTTTAAAACAGATTTACGTCATATGAATACTGATTCTGACTCAGAAGTTCTTTTAAATGTATTCGCACATGAATTACAAAAGAAAGGTACTTTAAATCCTACAGCTGACGATATTTTCCATACGGTTTCTCGTGTGCATGAGCGTTGTCAGGGCGCGTATGGTGTCGTGGCGATGATCACTGGTCATGGTTTAGTAGGTTTCCGTGATCCAAACGGTATTCGTCCACTTATTTATGGTTCACGTGTAACTGAACAGGGTGAGATGGAATACATTATTGCCTCTGAATCAGTTGCTATTACTGCTCTTGGTTTTAAAATTGAGCGTGATATTGAACCAGGTGAAGCAATTTTTATCGATGCAAATGGTCAATTATTCTCTAAACAATGTGCGGTTAATCCAAAATACCGTCCATGTATTTTTGAATATGTTTATTTTGCTCGTCCTGATGCCATTATTGATGGAATTTCGGTTTATAAAGCACGTTTAAAAATGGGTGAAAAGCTTGCTCATAAAATTTTACGTGACTGGGGTGAGGACCATGATATTGATGTGGTTATCCCAATTCCAGATACGAGCCGTACTTCAGCTTTAGAACTTGCAAATATTCTGGGTGTGAAGTTCCGTGAAGGTTTTATGAAAAACCGTTATATCGGCCGTACCTTTATTATGCCGGGTCAACAGCAACGTAAAAAATCTGTACGTCAGAAATTAAACCCTGTTGAGTTAGAGTTTAAAGGGAAAAACGTTCTATTGGTTGATGACTCTATTGTGCGTGGTACAACGTGTAATGAGATTATTCAAATGGCACGTGATTCTGGTGCAAAAAAAGTATACTTTGCTTCAGCAGCACCAAAAGTGATGTATCCAAACGTTTATGGTATTGATATGCCTGCGAAGGCTGAACTTATTGCTTCAGAGCGCAGTGTTGAAGAGATCCAAGAAATTATTGGTGCTGATCGCTTAGTTTTCCAAGAGTTGGAAGATTTGAAAAATGCTGTACGTACTAGCAAAGTGCCTGATTTAACTGAGTTTGACTGCTCGGTATTTGATGGAATCTATGTAACTGGTGATATTGATGTTAACTATTTAAATAATTTGGAGCAGAAGCGTAATGATTCTGCGAAAAAGAAAAAAGATGGTTATATTGATGTGAATGTCGATGCTGCTTCTGTAGATTTAACTGGTATTAAAGAAGAATAG